In Arachis hypogaea cultivar Tifrunner chromosome 17, arahy.Tifrunner.gnm2.J5K5, whole genome shotgun sequence, a single window of DNA contains:
- the LOC112767274 gene encoding zinc finger protein MAGPIE — MLILENMDHGELSNGFPHHQNQNPTTTPPPPSLKRKRNLPGNPDPEAEVIALSPKTLMATNRFLCETCGKGFQRDQNLQLHRRGHNLPWKLKQRTNKEPKKRVYVCPEKTCVHNHPSRALGDLTGIKKHFCRKHGEKKWKCDKCSKRYAVQSDWKAHSKTCGTREYKCDCGTIFSRRDSFITHRAFCDALAEETARVNAASSINNSTLGANNNSNNIIGYNNMIGTSMAPHHNNNNNMATQFASICNKPIPFPEEARNNQTTTRGLSLWMDHHHHHRQEATMATNNNNYHLNWVFGSKISTNPSQDLSSDTTITSTTTTSLPILGSIVSVPSLYSSQHQPHQTCASSSSANMSATALLQKAAQVGATSSDPSSFLEALGLKCSNGSGQGQDGNNNKFCGVYGSSLVLTSSSNTINTEPENNELSQMLPSKRRHVMPNEESGGGQTRDFLGVGGANHHLPPFINQSLDLI, encoded by the exons ATGCTGATCCTTGAAAATATGGATCATGGAGAACTCTCAAACGGTTTCCCTCATCATCAGAATCAGAATCCAACTactactcctcctcctccttctttgaAGAGGAAGAGAAACCTCCCAGGAAACCCAG ATCCGGAAGCGGAAGTAATAGCCTTATCACCAAAGACTCTAATGGCTACAAACAGGTTCTTGTGTGAAACCTGTGGGAAGGGTTTCCAAAGGGATCAAAACCTTCAACTCCATAGAAGAGGACACAACCTTCCATGGAAGCTAAAACAAAGAACAAATAAAGAACCAAAGAAGCGTGTATACGTGTGTCCGGAGAAAACATGTGTCCACAACCACCCTTCAAGGGCTTTGGGAGACTTGACCGGAATCAAGAAGCACTTTTGCCGGAAGCACGGCGAGAAGAAGTGGAAGTGCGACAAATGCTCGAAGCGTTACGCGGTTCAGTCCGATTGGAAAGCCCACTCCAAAACCTGTGGTACAAGAGAATACAAGTGTGATTGTGGAACCATCTTTTCACG GAGGGATAGCTTCATAACTCACAGGGCATTTTGTGATGCATTGGCAGAAGAAACAGCTAGGGTAAATGCAGCATCAAGCATAAACAACTCAACATTAGGGGCTAATAATAATAGCAATAACATTATTGGTTACAATAACATGATAGGAACCTCCATGGCCCctcatcataataataataataacatggcAACCCAATTTGCTTCAATTTGCAATAAGCCAATTCCATTCCCTGAAGAAGCCAGAAATAACCAAACAACAACAAGAGGATTATCCCTTTGGATggaccatcatcatcatcatcgtcaagaAGCAACGATGgccactaataacaataattaccaTCTGAACTGGGTATTCGGATCGAAAATTTCGACCAATCCAAGCCAAGATCTAAGTAGCGATACTACTATTACTAGTACTACTACTACATCGCTTCCAATACTAGGAAGCATTGTTAGTGTTCCTTCATTGTATAGCTCACAACATCAACCCCATCAAACATGTGCTTCTTCTTCGTCGGCAAACATGTCGGCGACGGCATTGTTGCAGAAAGCCGCTCAAGTTGGTGCAACCTCAAGTGATCCATCATCATTCTTGGAGGCATTAGGGTTGAAATGCAGCAATGGTAGTGGTCAAGggcaagatgggaataacaataagtTTTGTGGGGTGTATGGTTCAAGTTTGGTGCTAACAAGTAGTAGTAATACTATTAATACAGAGCCAGAGAACAATGAATTGTCACAAATGCTCCCTTCAAAGAGGAGACATGTAATGCCGAATGAGGAGAGTGGAGGAGGGCAAACTAGGGATTTCCTTGGTGTTGGGGGTGCAAACCACCATTTGCCACCCTTCATCAACCAAAGcttggatttgatttga